The Panicum virgatum strain AP13 chromosome 3N, P.virgatum_v5, whole genome shotgun sequence genome includes the window GCCCAATCCGCGGCCCAAACCCTTTTTCCCTttccttcctttctttctttccctGCAGGCCAAATCCCATTTTTCCCGGCCCAAAACTTCCTTCGCGGCCCAACCCggccttccctctctctccctctcacacCGCCACTTGGGACCCGCTCGTCAGGGGCGTCTCCTTCCCCGTGCTCGACCGGGACTCCGGTCCGAGTCCGTCTGCACCGCGCCTCCTTGTGCCGCTTTgccccgcacgccgaggccctTTTTGGCCCCATATATAGTGCCACGCCCTCGTCCTTGCCTCTCATCAAAAGCCGCAACTGCCCTTGCTTGAAACCctaaccgccgccgctgcaagcTCGAGCTCGGGATCTGCCGCCGTCGCGCCATCATTCCGCCGCCTTCCCCCCGCTCTCGACCACCACTGAAGCTTCGCCAGAGGGTGACGGACCTCTACGACcttttttcctctctccctcgCCTTCTCGCGCTTGGAAATCATTCGCCGGAGCAAGTCTGACGGCCCGTTCTGCCGTTCGCCGCCGAGCACCCCTGTCTAGTCTCCCTCTCGCCCAACCAAGCCCCTAATCGAGTTCGCGTCGTCGCGTTCTTGCTCCCCGTCCAAACCCGAGCCAAACCCGACCCTGGACAGCCAATTTCGGCCTACGCCGGCGAGcgagccaccgccgcagccctcACCTTTGGCGCTCAGCTCCGCTGCCTGTGCCGCCGCATCACGCCTGAGCCGCCCGACCTGCAACCGACGGCCGAGATTAGATCCCATCCCGAGTCAAAACCCAGATACTGGTCAACTCCGGTGTTTTTGCACAAGAGCCCCTATGATTTTctaaaatcaacccgcggtccaagccagttcaaaagtatttataaaacagCCCTTTTCTTTTCGTTTTAGTCCCTGATCTTTTATAAAATAGTACCCACCGTCCTTAGCTTGTTGTTTTTCACACTAGCCCCAGAATTTtaggtttatttatgttttagtcctcaatTTCTTTACCAGAGCCCTTTTTAATGCAAATCTTTTACAAATAAGCCCTTGAAAccatgttttggccataactttcttgttttaactccgttttcgaCGATTCTTGGGCTCACGTGATCCTTACAACGTGTAGAATAGCTTTGTAACCTCGTTTTGTACTGTTTACATTGTTTGGtatactattttttatttattgcatttgtttgcttgtatgtgctcGTGTGGTGCGTAGACGATACGCAGTTCGAGGgtcagcaagagcaaggatttgATGACGCAGAGCAACAGCGGcattttgaggaaggcaagtggtcCTTGATCATGCTTTTTGTCCCAAATGAATCACCAATTATTCACCTTTACAATTattgcatgcatgtgtctataattTGATGGGAACCCAATTAAGGACATGCTTAATTACTTGATCAAACTTGGGCTATTTAATTTATGTTGGGTAGCATTGCTAGTTGCTAATTACTTTGGGCTATGGATAATGAGATAAATGCTACACCTTTTTACTACATGTTCATACTTGGTTATTATTGTTAAACAAGAtcatatgatttaattggaacatggagaaccacatAGGATAAcaatacaaccacaatactatatgactctggtcttggctgattaattagaaactTTAGCATGTGAcgatcttaccgaaagggcaagaggggatgcatcgatggggtatagcccggtcctcttggggtagcAGTCTTTGCTAAGGTTCTGACCATTAGGGAGGTTTATCCTctgctttgacttgaaaccttagcgggttgtcatgtgttagggaatctttgtaaaggcctcgtagtgtccctatgcaatcacacctcggaagtgtggtattgtgcttGGCCCgcacatgcgtggttgggttcaaagttcttcggagcttttacgcgaattgtggtgaaagtgtacaacctctgcagagtataaaactgatatatcagccgtgctcacggtcaagagcggcttggaccctcacatgataattgaacttgaagatgaTCTAAATCGATGCTTTATTTATGATGTTGAGGTTTACTTCAATTACTTATTTGTGGGTAATGGTATAAACTTACATCTAGataatgcttgctaataaaacttGACCAATTAAAAGTGCTTATCGCAGTTAAACcatgtcagctattccttgattTAGCCTTGCTTGTATTGTTTGTTTccctaccacttgttgagtaccaaccataagtgtactcacccttgcataaaCACTGTTCAGACCAAGATAATTGTCCGGAGTAcccagaagacttcgaggatttctaggcgtatgtctcccgGTCGACTACCTGTGATGATGAAGATTCCGCTGTTACTCTAAGACGTTTACTATTCGCATAAGTTTAAGACTTTTGGTTATGTAATTAAGTACTTAATACTCTATCTCGTTTTGGCATTATTATGGTATTCACTTTATAAGtctatcatatgtgtgtaaacttgatcctgacgcacatatgagatgcatttgGTTAACCGGGTGTGACATAGACCTTGACTTGCGACGTCCTCTTCCGAACCAACTCCGGTACATGTAtattacatgcatgcatgaccaTACAAcatataaattaaattaaattaaagatCCTATAATATAATTAATAAATTTTGGTGCTTGCAGAGTTCAAGGACAAAGTGCATGTCGTGTTGTGCTGCTACCTCTACTCTAAGGCAGACGGCTACTATGGACACGAGGACGCCAAGGGCAAAGCAGTATATCCTGTACCCCAACCTGCTAGAGGATTTCTTCTACTGGGACTATATGCACCCCATGCAAGGTGGCTTAAAGGCCGTCCTGGATTCTCTGGAGCAACCCCTCTGATATATGAAGTTGCtttcttgaaattcttgaaatCGAAATGTAGATTCTTACGCGAGTCATcttaaaaaaagaaggaaattcTCACAAAAGTTCGACATGAAATCGATCGATCCGATCCTTTTTTCATATAGTTAGGTTCTTTAGTTTATTGTTAGTTAGTCTTAAGAAAAAGAGTTATTAGGTTCTATCTTGAACTTATTGGCTTCTGCTTCTTGTACTACTATGTGAATCATGAATAAATGAACAGTCCGTTTGTTATGGTTGGACATAGGAAACCTAATATCTCACAGCTCTTCGCTGAACCAACCATTCAAGTTATTGACGTTTCACCATTGACCAGAATCCGCTGGTGTTGGCACGGAATTTGGCTCACCCATTTTTCTGTTTTTGCCTTTGTTCTTGTGTTTAGCAAGAATGATCAATAAGCCTGCTAGTATTAGCCACGTTTTAGCCATAAATTAAGTAATCATCTGAGTTTTAGCCATGTTTGTTTTCTCCCGTTGCGAATGCACGAGCATATTTGCTAGTATTTATATACAATACAATCAGTTGTACATGCAACTGACGACACAAATTTATTTCCATAGTCGATCCAGAGTCTTTACACCGATACTTGCACGACTTAAGATCCCAAACAAACCTAGAGGCCCTTTTTATGAACCTAGTTCTAGCACCGTCATTATTCAATATAATAGCCGCCACCTTCGAATGCACACAAGGCCATGCATACTTGTATAGTGCACATGTGTGGTATGAACAAAGATCGCCATGTCGATCCATGTCCAAAATGCGAGGATTAGAGGTGGCCGTTATACTTCATTTATGGCGATGCTTAGATTGCGCAAAGCAAGCTAATAGGCCCTTCCTGCCTTCTTGACGAACGCCAGGTCACCGTAAGGCATGAAGTGGCACACCGGCGTGCCACCGGGGCGAGTGTTGAGCACCTCGAAGGCCGGGTGAGCCGGGTTCCAGCTGGAGGTGTCGGCGTGGCAGAACGCCAGCATGGAAGCCGCCGGGCCGCCACGGAGGCCGCTGAGCGAGACCACGTAGGCTCTGTACCCGTTCTCCGCAGCGTGGCACTGGTAGACGGCGTAGGGGAACGGCACCCTGTGGCAGGACACGTAGCGGTCGCCGTCCAGCGGGGAGACCGCCCGGACCACGTAGGTCTGACGCGGCAGGCCGCCGTGGGGGAGCGCCGACGTGGCCGCCCACACGCCCTGCTCGTTCACGGTGCCGAGCATGGCCATGGCGCTGCGCACGGTGCCCTCCAGGGACGTGGCGCAGGTCttgacctcgccggcgacgggcggCTCCTGGCACCTGCGCAGGGTGTCCCTCACCTGGGCGGCCTCGTCGGAGCCCACCGGGACGTTGAAGGTGGCGAGGACGTCTGCTAGGTTTCTGAAGGGGACCTTCCCGGTGACGTCGTGGGGGAGGATCGCCGCCTCAGCGTCTGCCGGGAAGGAGAGCGTCATGGCGCTGCCCGGCAGCAGCTGCGCCTCGTGGAAGAAGATGCCGGTCTCGGCGACTGTCCGTGGATTGCAAACGGAGCTGAAGAGTGTGCATACACTGATACTGGGGAGTACAGAGTAGTGCTCCACGAGCGGCGAGTGGTCAATGCCTTCAGGTTCAGGGTGATGACAAACCAATAATCAGGGGATTTTTTTTCATGTCCTTGTTAACAGAAGCCGACTAAGTGTGAATTAGTACAAAATAAACCTTTCATGACAAGATCTGCAATGGCCTCTGGCATCGTCGTGCCCGGGAGGGCCTGCTCCCAGAACTGTGCCGCCGGAGTGTCGGTGGCAAGGTGGCCGTGTAccgcggcgacgccggcgaccaCCATTATCAGAAGGAGCGTTGATGGACCCATGCTTTGGTATTGCTCTTAGCTTGCTAGCTCTATGCTCTGATTGCAGTTGATGCATTGGCTCCGGATGGTCTGGTATAAATAACCCTTGCTGTTCCTCTGAGTAAGTGGCTCCACAAGACAAAGGCATATATGCTCATTTGGTATTCTTCTATATATTGTCCAATCTTCGCTAGCTGGTTGAAGATGGTTATTCTTATTTATCCTTGTAAGAATATTTCAAGAAATAATTACGAAAACATTTATTAGCTAGCTCACTTAATATACTTTTTTTGTTCTGTGATCAATATATACGGGTTATCGggaaacaaataaataattttgTGAGTAGTACAAAACCGAGATATATAGAGAAGAAAAGCACTTGCAAGATTTCGGTATATAGCAAAAGATTATTGTAAACATGGAGGATGGAATCAGCCCACAAGAAATCATATATATGACCAACTCATCGCTAATCATTGCGGGAATAATCTATTTTTTTAAACGAACCAGGACAGCTGCCGattattatattaaaaagaagcaACAACGTCTAGACTGAGCACAACAAAACAACAATAAAGACGATAACGGTCGGTTGGACTGAGACATCAACACGACAACTCAACTCCACTCAAACTCTACACAACAAAACCACCGCTCCACTCGACCACGGCAGCAAAGCCGAAAGCAGTAATGTAGCACCCACCCATAAACCACACTCTTGAAGATGTCGAAACCTCAGGCATGACCAAGCGTCGATAGGTATTGAAGGAGGACGAGACCACTGCACCAAGAAAACCCACCGCTATGGAGGACCCTTCGCAATGATGCCGTTGCAAACACTCCACCCGATGGAGTGAAAAAACACCGGACCCAAGCTACTCGCAGGCTGTGTTGTAGTCGCCACCACGACAACACaacgcgcgggggcctcgccgcaTCCGCTGTTGGACTACACCTCTCACTCGTCGCCTCGAGGAAAAACACCACGCACGGGGACCTCACCACGCCTGCCATAGCACTCCACACCACGGATCCGTTTCCTATGTTGCTGTCGGAGTCGAGAGCAAAAATGCCCCGCACCTTAAGATCTCTAGCAAACAGCTAGCCGTCGCCGCAGGTCGACTTCACCTCGATGCATCACCCTTGCAGCTAGCCACTGCCGCCAAAGCAGCAAGCCAAGAAAGTCGCTTGCGCCGTCTTCCAACATTGTACCGCATCGGGTGGCCCCAGCCAAGCTAAGCGACCCGCCACGATCTGCTTCAAGCCTAGTCGTCCCACGGTGCTGTATCCGCAAACATCATCCTCTAACGCAGTCCCACACCGCACTGACCGTTGCTAGGGAACGCTAGCCGCCGCGGTCCATTGTAAGCAGCCAACCGGCAACCATGTGGCAACCCTTAGCACCAATACAGCAAACACCGGCGAAAGCCGCCATGGACAATGGACCGACAATGCCACAAACCGAGCTGGGTCTCTGAGATGACGCCTCTAAGGAGAGCATGATGCCAAAAAACACTGTCGTCGCTCGTCTAGGATCTGGACAAGGGTTTCACCCAGAGAATCCTGTGCAGCAGGGTTGTAGCTCCAAAATGACGCTCCCAATGGGAAAACGACATCCAAGGACGCCGTCATCATCCCACCAGCAAGGGCTTTCGCCTGGAGCATCCCAAACACTCACTGCACGCACACGACGTGGCATTCAGTCACCACAGCCACGATAATCCCCCCGGGCGATGCTGTCTCCACACGCCATGCCGCCTAGCTCCAACTTTGCTTTGCTCACTGGTAGCTGCTCCAGAGCGGCAGCCACGCCCAGAGCGACGTGCCCTCAGGGCCCACCAATCATGCTGGAAGCTCCTTGGGACGTCACCACGCCATGAGGAGCGCCTGGCCGCGATAGCCGCGCCACGCCCTCAAGCCCCCAAGCCAACAACCTTGCCACCACGGGCCACCTCCACCGCAACCGCCTCCACCGCTGACACCTTCGCTTCCGCACACGCATGCCTCGGCGCCTGCTCCTCGTCAATGCCCACACGCACATGATGCTACTGTGCCCATGCTTGActgcagtggcggatccaggaaTGATTATCCACCAGGAATGATTAAATGATGAGCTgatttctccttcctccccttccctttcttcttcctccccttcttcctccttctttcttctcaaaaatgggggggggggtccaTTGTTTTTTCGGGTCAAGGAGGGGCTGAGCCCCCCTAGACTCGGAgttggatccgcccctgcttgACTCCCACGCATCGCTGCCCTCGCACCTGGGAGCAGCCCACGTGTCGTAGTCTCATGCCTGGGAGCCGCCTACCACCGCGCCCCGCACCTGGGAGAACCTAGCGCTTGATCCACCTCCGTCACAGATTCGCCACTATGGCCGCCGGATCCGGTCGCAAATCGGCCACTATGGCCGCCAGATTCGGTCGCAGATACACCAGATCCAAGCTTgccggcgccaccgcggcccGCCCCGCAGCGTGACCCTTCCATGCCATGCGCGGCTGCACCCTCCAGGCAAAGGGGAGGAGCAAAGGTGGCCCCACTACAGCCGTCCTTGTGTGGCCACATGGGCTTACGGCAGCCGGCTCCGGCGGTGGCCCAGCgacgaggagagggaggagtggggcggcggcggcgaagggggcTTCTGCCCATGTCACCCTGCGTGGGGGCGACACGAGGGCACTATGCCGAAAATGTGACTTTGCGGGAATAATCTAGGGTTGAAGTGATTCGGGAGTTTTTTTAGGGCAGGTGATTCGAGAGGTTGAGATGTCATTTTCGGTGGTAAGGTCATCGATCAAATTAGTGTGTTTTGTATTGACTATGTACTGGAGTAGTTTGTTAGAGTTGCTCTCAATAACCGTAAGACACTACGTGGACTGTCCATTTCCAGTCAAGTTTATATcgagtactccctccatctcaaAAACAAATCATCCTCGGAATTCTAAGATAAATTAAAAGGAAGGTAAAATGATGGTGTTTACCCTTATTTATTACCCATATTTGGCACTgattgattcttgcatgcatatgcactttctaaatattGTAAGATGACTTATTTCTTGGGCAAATTTTAAATCCTAGATTGACTTGtttttttgggatggagggagtatatactctctcttctctttcttttttttttgtcaaagcATATGAGTTGGAGGCTTGGACCTGGGGGGACAACTTTCATCATGGAAAACATGACCAACTGATCTAACGCTTAGCTCATAGGCCACTTTCTCTGTATGGGCTATTCCATACAAATTTCAAATTGAAGGAGAACAAAAACTCGATTGGTTAGGGTATAACAGTCCTAAGCAACCAGCTTCCCGGTCGAGAAAACCTCCTCGAAACCTGGCTGCGCCAACGAGGGGAATTGTTTTACCCACAGGTGGAAATAGACCTATGATGTATCGCCGGAGTGCTTCGACCAGCTGGTCTAGCATCCTTTAGGGTGTCTTGAGGTGTTCTCACATGTAACATCATGTTCTTATATTGTGCCTTGAGGTGTTCTCAAGTATATGTAGTTTCTACATCCAAATTGAAGTACAAAATTTGATTGACAAAGGAAATTGGCAATATATATACCCCATCCACTTAGGCAAAAATTTAAGAATAAAGCACACTGTCTCCTAATAATGTGTGAAGAATGCGATTAATATTCCTGTTCTTTTGCTATCACAACAATGATGTAGGCACGTACGTAACACCACGCACTCAGCACGAACCTAACACTACAGGTATATTTTAATATGAGAATCATATGCGACTTGTTTGAAAAAGTGGCTTTGTAATATCATAGTTTATCTAGGTCTCATAAAGGTAATAGAAAATAATAGTACTGGACAAAATTGGTTATCAGGTTCGCAGGAATAGATGCCTGATATAGTTTATCCAGGTGTCATAATTAAGGTTGCTAATTATATCATTTAATTGTTATGTTAGATTAATAGGTTTAAATTAGATTTGAGTACTAATTAAAGGTGTTAGGGTTCGGGGCAGGACTGGGGCACCTGCCATTTTGGCTAAAATGCACTAGCACCTCTGTTGCTACTATTCTATGATATCACAAATATAAATCCAGTTAAAATTGTTTTGATTGTCTCTCTTTCATGAAGGAACTCGAGTTGCTTTTGCACCGAGCCAAACACAAAGCATAAGCATCAATTGGAAGAGTGGCTGAGAAACTTTCCGTAGACTCCTTTCATCTTCTTTGTATCTTTCTTTGTTTCCTAAAAACTGTGTATGAACCTCCCTTCTTTTATTTTACAATATATAACCAGTAGAGGTAGAGGCTAACATAAAACCATAAAACCAATTGGAGtgtcatcaaaattatatactataaatAGATATATTATGCATgcctaatataaaaataatataatccAAATTCTAACTacatataaataaatagttatctTATGCCTAATAATTTATATAATAATAACATAAAACCATAAAACTAAATCGGGTCCAAAATAcatctacaaatatttatcatgtatataaactaaatcaagtgctaACTATatctacaaaattaatttgctaAAGTATTAAAAACAATATTACTaaccttttaaaaaaattaaaaaaattagccccctcccctcactcagctgccatgaacagtgagttcacggcagcttggaggggggaagggggcggggtatttatagtggGGGCACAAGGCACCAGTTGGTactcaacaaccggtgccaaacactAGGCATCGGCACCGGTTgaagttaccaaccggtgcctttgtgatGGGCACAtggcggcaccgggtcatggcaaaacccggtgccattgtccgcttattaggcaccggttggtgccaccaaccggtgcccaaccaaccggtgcctattcctccttgttcttttggtaccggttggtggcactaaccggtgcctatacgCGGGTTTTGGTACCAGGTGATGCTTTAACTGGTACTAAACCCCTTACCTTTGAgcgccgctggccaaaggtaccagctgcaacagcagccggtactgatgcgtggcATTAGTACGGGCATTAGCATGATGGGTGAGGAATGCCCTTGCCCCCACCTTATATATTGAGCTCCTCCGACATCAATTTTCGATGTGGGACTCTCCCCCAGAGATATTCCAGATTTCCCGCCcttcggctttgataccacatGTTAGAGTATCCGGCTCAGCCCGCTATACCCACGAGCTGGCGCCCTACCATACCTTAGGTCCATCGGAGCCCAAACAACAAAGGCCTTGAGCCTGATGGGTGAGGACTGCCCCCACCTTATATATTGAGCTCCCCGACATCAATTTTTTGATGTTGGATTAAATCTAACAAGTTCTCGGTGTAATATTAACAATGAATACGGTGGTACAAAACATATTAATAATGAACACACGGTGTGATATTTGTGATCTAAATGTGCGGTAGTGTAATGTATAAACTAATGTCTTCTACATGAGAACCGCAAATCAGTAACGGGCACAGATGGCCTTTTGGTAACGGGCATAGCACCCATTACCATTATCGGGTTACTAATGACCCATCATCGGTAACGGGCATTTGCCCGTTACCAATAACAGTAATTGGTAACGGGCATTAAGTCAATGCCCGTTACCTATAATAGAATATCAATAACGGGCATTAACTACGCCCGTTACCGATAACAAAATATCAGTAACGGGCATCATTACGCCCGTTACCAACAACAGTTATAGGTAACGGGCATTATGGTAATGCCCGTTACCTATGTGGAAttaaacaacaacaaaaaaaagaaatcaaaatCTCTTGTATTCCTTTATTACATCCATACACAGTTACATCCATACACATTATTACATACACATTATTAGAGTCCTACAGAAAATATGAAttgaatccaacaaaacaagtagATGATCATCGCTATCCCTCATGCCTTCTAGCTCTGTACCAGAAACTGGTCTGCTCACACATATAGAGGCCTATCAGCAAAGCAATTCTCAAAATAGACACGAGAACATGAGTGGATTTAGCTAAAACTAATGTAACCGTCAAGCATAATAAAATAGGCAGTAACAGATGCATCAGTAAAAACAATTTTCTCATCATGTCATCAAGTGATCTGAAAATCTAAGAAAATAAAGTACCAAGCATTAAATCACTGAGAATCATAGGTTTGAGTAATATACCAAACATTGCGATACTATAATTGACAATCATTGCGATAAAGCTAAACATGCTGCATGCAACACAGAGCAATAGGGGCATAGTATTGGGAAGTGTTCTCATGAAAGGAACATTTGGCATGTGATAGTTTACTTGATTACCCCATAAGAGAATTTCATGACA containing:
- the LOC120666858 gene encoding protein RAFTIN 1A-like; its protein translation is MGPSTLLLIMVVAGVAAVHGHLATDTPAAQFWEQALPGTTMPEAIADLVMKGIDHSPLVEHYSVLPSISVCTLFSSVCNPRTVAETGIFFHEAQLLPGSAMTLSFPADAEAAILPHDVTGKVPFRNLADVLATFNVPVGSDEAAQVRDTLRRCQEPPVAGEVKTCATSLEGTVRSAMAMLGTVNEQGVWAATSALPHGGLPRQTYVVRAVSPLDGDRYVSCHRVPFPYAVYQCHAAENGYRAYVVSLSGLRGGPAASMLAFCHADTSSWNPAHPAFEVLNTRPGGTPVCHFMPYGDLAFVKKAGRAY